A portion of the Chitinivorax sp. PXF-14 genome contains these proteins:
- the lpxB gene encoding lipid-A-disaccharide synthase translates to MTRDTLFSPHAAIKIALVAGEASGDLLGSHLIRALKARFPNAEFAGIGGPKMQSEGMNSIYPMETLAVNGYVEVLRNLRPILRMRRELKARLLAERPHVFIGVDAPDFNLGLERDLKSAGITTIHYVSPSIWAWRGERIKKIKHCVSHMLALFPMEPALYEAEGIPVTYVGHPLADSFPLVPDREAMREQLEIAQDATVFALLPGSRQSEVAALAETYIETAKLLAEQMPQAQFLVPLVSRQTRDMFETMLYKRNAQELPLRIMFGHARDAMVAADAVLVASGTATLETALMKRPMVIAYKVSPLTYKLMWNRKYLPYIGLPNVLAGEFVVPEILQGDATPENLARTLINIVDNRRLSDRLVSRFTDIHLQLRQNSAQRAADAISRYLGGGR, encoded by the coding sequence ATGACGCGCGATACCCTGTTTTCACCCCATGCCGCCATCAAGATTGCGCTGGTTGCCGGCGAGGCGTCCGGCGATCTGCTTGGTTCGCATCTGATCCGTGCGCTCAAGGCGCGCTTTCCGAATGCCGAGTTTGCCGGCATCGGTGGCCCCAAGATGCAGTCGGAAGGCATGAACAGCATCTATCCAATGGAGACGCTGGCGGTCAACGGGTATGTCGAGGTGTTGCGTAACCTGCGGCCCATCCTGCGCATGCGTCGGGAACTGAAGGCTAGGCTGCTGGCGGAGCGGCCCCATGTGTTCATCGGTGTCGACGCGCCCGATTTCAACCTGGGGCTGGAGCGCGACCTCAAGTCGGCCGGCATCACCACCATCCACTACGTCAGCCCGTCGATCTGGGCCTGGCGTGGCGAGCGCATCAAGAAGATCAAGCACTGCGTATCGCACATGCTGGCGCTGTTCCCGATGGAACCCGCTCTGTACGAAGCAGAAGGCATCCCGGTGACCTATGTCGGCCATCCGCTGGCCGACAGCTTTCCGCTGGTGCCCGATCGTGAAGCCATGCGCGAGCAGCTCGAGATCGCGCAGGACGCTACCGTTTTTGCCTTGCTGCCGGGCAGCCGGCAGAGCGAGGTGGCGGCGCTCGCGGAGACCTATATCGAAACAGCCAAGCTGCTTGCCGAACAGATGCCGCAGGCGCAGTTCCTGGTCCCGCTGGTGAGCCGGCAGACGCGGGATATGTTCGAAACGATGCTGTACAAGCGCAATGCGCAGGAGCTGCCATTACGCATCATGTTTGGCCATGCGCGCGACGCCATGGTGGCCGCCGATGCCGTGCTGGTCGCGTCGGGGACGGCGACGTTGGAAACCGCGTTGATGAAGCGGCCCATGGTGATCGCCTACAAGGTGTCGCCGTTGACCTACAAGTTGATGTGGAACCGCAAATACCTTCCGTACATCGGCCTGCCCAATGTGCTGGCGGGTGAATTTGTCGTGCCCGAAATCCTGCAGGGTGATGCCACGCCGGAAAATCTGGCGCGTACGCTGATCAATATCGTCGACAACCGGCGCCTATCGGATCGCCTGGTCTCGCGCTTTACCGATATTCATCTGCAGCTCAGGCAGAATTCCGCGCAGCGCGCGGCCGATGCCATTTCCCGCTATCTGGGCGGCGGGCGGTAA
- a CDS encoding TrmH family RNA methyltransferase: protein MEIISSRQNTQIKQLARLMESARERRKAGQAVLEGIHLVTAWHEAARGFELLLVAESALAHGEIAPLWRDAEAQRRLVVGDSLFAQLAEISAPVGILAIVGIPKPASHRHDCIVLLDDVQDPLNVGGILRTAAAAGVGAVHLSAGCADAWSPKVLRGGMGGHLALDIHEHADLAQVARDFHGQVAVTTLQHSQSLYDTDLRGATAFVLGNEGAGVSDGLLVLATLRLRIPMPGKVESLNVAAAAAVCLFERVRQQL, encoded by the coding sequence ATGGAAATCATCTCGTCGCGCCAGAATACGCAAATCAAACAGCTCGCCAGGCTGATGGAGTCCGCGCGCGAGCGTCGCAAGGCAGGGCAGGCTGTGCTCGAAGGCATTCACCTGGTCACGGCGTGGCATGAGGCGGCGCGCGGCTTCGAGCTGCTGCTGGTTGCCGAGTCCGCGCTGGCCCACGGCGAGATTGCGCCGCTCTGGCGCGATGCCGAGGCCCAGCGCAGGCTGGTCGTCGGCGACAGCCTGTTTGCCCAGCTCGCCGAAATCAGCGCCCCGGTCGGCATACTCGCTATCGTTGGTATTCCCAAGCCTGCTTCGCACCGCCACGACTGCATCGTGCTGCTAGACGACGTGCAGGACCCGCTCAATGTCGGCGGCATCCTGCGCACCGCGGCGGCTGCCGGGGTGGGGGCCGTCCACCTGTCTGCCGGATGCGCCGACGCTTGGTCGCCCAAGGTGCTCCGAGGGGGCATGGGCGGACACCTGGCGCTCGACATCCACGAACACGCCGACTTGGCCCAGGTCGCGCGCGATTTCCACGGGCAGGTCGCGGTGACTACCCTGCAGCACAGCCAATCGCTGTACGACACCGATCTGCGCGGCGCGACGGCATTCGTGCTCGGCAACGAGGGCGCCGGCGTCTCCGATGGCCTGCTTGTGCTGGCGACGCTGCGATTGCGTATTCCCATGCCGGGTAAGGTCGAGTCGCTCAATGTTGCGGCGGCGGCGGCGGTGTGCCTGTTCGAGCGCGTGCGCCAGCAGCTGTAG
- the motA gene encoding flagellar motor stator protein MotA: protein MFVIIGYVIACAMIFGGYAMAGGHLAGLWQPLEVVMIFGGALGAFVVAYGGKPLKLTLKALPKIFKGSPYNKAFYMDLFALHFEILSKVRKEGLMSVEADVENPEASPLFSKYPSVLHDHHVVEFVADYLRLMVGGNLNAFEIENLMDIEIEGHHHEELEPSHAVTTLADGLPAFGIVAAVMGVVHTMENVGLPPAELGILIAHALVGTFLGILLAYGFVGPLAKVLEIKANESTRVYQTIKTILLASLNGYAPQVAVEFGRKAMDAMDRPGFKELEDHVKSTKGK from the coding sequence ATGTTCGTGATTATTGGTTATGTCATCGCCTGCGCGATGATCTTCGGTGGCTATGCCATGGCTGGCGGCCACCTGGCCGGATTGTGGCAGCCGCTCGAAGTCGTGATGATCTTCGGTGGCGCGCTCGGCGCGTTTGTCGTCGCCTATGGCGGCAAGCCGCTGAAGCTGACGTTGAAGGCCCTGCCCAAGATATTCAAGGGCTCTCCGTATAACAAGGCGTTCTATATGGACCTGTTCGCCTTGCATTTCGAGATTCTCTCCAAGGTCCGCAAGGAAGGGTTGATGTCGGTCGAGGCCGACGTCGAGAACCCGGAAGCCAGCCCCTTGTTTTCCAAGTATCCGAGCGTGCTGCACGACCACCACGTGGTCGAGTTCGTCGCCGATTACCTGCGCCTGATGGTCGGCGGCAACCTCAACGCCTTCGAGATCGAGAACCTGATGGATATCGAAATCGAAGGGCATCACCACGAAGAACTCGAACCCTCGCATGCCGTCACCACCCTGGCGGATGGCTTGCCGGCTTTCGGTATCGTCGCGGCGGTGATGGGGGTGGTGCACACGATGGAAAACGTGGGCCTGCCGCCTGCCGAGCTCGGTATCCTGATTGCGCACGCGCTGGTGGGAACCTTCCTCGGTATTTTGCTCGCCTATGGTTTCGTCGGCCCCCTGGCCAAGGTGCTCGAAATCAAGGCGAATGAGTCCACCCGTGTCTATCAAACCATCAAGACCATCCTGCTCGCCAGCCTCAATGGCTATGCGCCGCAGGTGGCCGTCGAATTCGGCCGCAAGGCGATGGATGCGATGGACCGCCCGGGCTTCAAGGAGCTCGAAGACCACGTCAAGAGCACCAAAGGCAAGTGA
- a CDS encoding CocE/NonD family hydrolase produces MKPKHYVLAAAGLFACASLAHAGVNCQPTAAGEPYLSYLTSPGKVSPYDGTCWINNLTLTSWDGTKLTANLFLPKRTSATQKFPTVVMVSSWAAADFFEYIGQSYRLAKDGYVVLSYTARGFYLSGGQVEVAGPQDIRDVSSSLDWLAANTPADMNNLAVSGISYGSGIALMALAQEPRVKTAVALSTWGNLEDQLYTADTPNKTWSDVLFYSGKFTGRLNPIVQEYIKALQDPNTSQAKIDEIKAWAKIRSPLQYVPMINARNAPAFISKNFQDDMFIPNSSMEMFRQLTGPKKLLVNQGIHASAELPGALLGADNYIYDQAHRWLDYWLKGQQNGIVSEPKVSMEVKFSGVRDQFDTLPASNIDNRQYYVGPRGDIRWDWGCVCWKGGAGDLLTAPNSATYQDWIDNSLDTTATSGLIPILSTTFESLGVPVLNWLPSVLRGQGVRYEGPALGSTLKLRGIPKLNLRVKPSQPQAQVVAYLYDLDAQGWGTLITHGVRTLHAATPGQVVDFPLEFSATAYDVPAGHRVAVVLDTRDSLYSAPSNGYLDTRFVFGSDKQSTLVLPAMR; encoded by the coding sequence ATGAAACCTAAGCACTATGTACTCGCGGCGGCGGGGTTGTTTGCATGCGCCAGCCTTGCCCATGCGGGCGTCAACTGCCAGCCCACTGCAGCGGGCGAGCCCTACCTCAGTTACCTGACCTCGCCCGGCAAGGTTTCGCCATACGACGGTACCTGCTGGATCAACAACCTGACGCTGACCAGCTGGGATGGCACCAAGCTGACGGCCAACCTGTTTCTGCCCAAGCGCACCAGCGCGACACAGAAATTCCCGACCGTCGTGATGGTGAGCAGCTGGGCCGCAGCCGACTTCTTCGAGTACATCGGCCAATCCTACCGCCTGGCCAAGGATGGCTATGTCGTGCTGAGTTACACCGCACGCGGCTTCTATCTGTCCGGTGGACAGGTCGAAGTGGCCGGGCCGCAGGATATCCGTGATGTGTCGTCGTCGCTCGACTGGCTGGCGGCCAACACGCCGGCCGACATGAACAACCTCGCCGTCAGCGGTATCTCTTATGGTTCCGGCATTGCGCTGATGGCCTTGGCTCAGGAGCCGCGCGTCAAGACCGCCGTGGCGCTGTCCACCTGGGGCAATCTGGAAGACCAGCTGTATACCGCCGATACGCCGAACAAGACCTGGAGCGACGTGCTGTTCTATTCCGGCAAGTTCACCGGGCGCCTCAATCCCATCGTCCAGGAATATATCAAGGCGCTGCAGGACCCGAACACATCGCAAGCCAAGATCGACGAGATCAAGGCTTGGGCCAAGATCCGCTCGCCACTGCAATATGTGCCGATGATCAACGCGCGCAATGCACCGGCATTCATCAGCAAGAACTTCCAGGACGACATGTTCATCCCGAACTCGTCGATGGAGATGTTCCGCCAGCTGACCGGGCCCAAGAAGCTGCTGGTCAACCAGGGCATCCACGCCAGCGCCGAGCTGCCCGGCGCCTTGCTCGGTGCCGACAACTATATCTACGACCAGGCCCATCGCTGGCTCGATTACTGGCTCAAGGGCCAGCAGAACGGCATCGTCTCTGAGCCCAAGGTCAGCATGGAAGTGAAATTCAGCGGCGTGCGCGATCAGTTCGACACGCTGCCGGCGAGCAATATCGACAATCGCCAGTACTATGTCGGCCCGCGTGGCGACATCCGCTGGGATTGGGGCTGCGTATGCTGGAAGGGCGGTGCCGGCGATCTGCTCACGGCCCCCAATTCGGCCACGTATCAGGATTGGATCGACAACAGCCTAGACACGACAGCAACGAGCGGGCTGATCCCGATTCTGTCAACCACCTTCGAGAGCCTCGGCGTGCCAGTGCTGAACTGGCTGCCGTCGGTGCTGCGCGGGCAGGGCGTGCGTTACGAGGGGCCTGCCCTGGGCTCGACGCTCAAACTGCGCGGCATCCCCAAGCTCAATCTGCGCGTCAAGCCGTCACAGCCGCAAGCTCAGGTCGTGGCTTATCTATATGATCTGGACGCGCAGGGCTGGGGAACGCTGATCACCCATGGCGTCCGCACGCTGCATGCGGCGACGCCGGGGCAGGTTGTCGACTTCCCGCTGGAGTTCTCTGCCACCGCGTATGACGTACCGGCCGGCCACCGCGTCGCGGTGGTGCTTGATACCCGCGACAGCCTGTATAGCGCCCCGAGCAACGGTTATCTCGATACACGCTTCGTGTTTGGCTCGGACAAGCAATCCACGCTGGTTCTGCCCGCCATGCGCTGA
- the lpxA gene encoding acyl-ACP--UDP-N-acetylglucosamine O-acyltransferase: MTTLIHPTALVAPGAKLADDVKVGAYSVIGEHVEIGAGTEIGPHVVIEGHTRIGRDNRIFQFASLGAAPQDKKYAGEPTRLEIGDRNTIREFCTFNLGTIQDAGVTRVGSDNWIMAYVHVAHDCQLGDQIILANNTTLAGHVHLGDWVFLGGFTSVHQFCKIGAHAMTAFTAAVTQDIPPYVTAAGNRAAPNGINSEGLKRRGFSSDTIMAIKRAYKALYRQGLSLDEAKAQLAQMAQTEPAVQLLVDFIAQSERGIIR; the protein is encoded by the coding sequence ATGACGACGCTGATCCACCCCACCGCCCTCGTGGCACCTGGTGCGAAGCTCGCCGACGATGTGAAGGTCGGTGCCTATAGCGTCATCGGCGAACACGTCGAGATCGGCGCGGGCACCGAGATCGGCCCCCATGTCGTGATCGAGGGGCATACCCGCATCGGTCGCGACAACCGCATCTTCCAGTTCGCCTCGCTCGGCGCGGCGCCGCAGGACAAGAAATATGCAGGCGAGCCGACCCGGCTCGAGATCGGCGATCGCAACACCATTCGCGAGTTCTGCACCTTCAACCTCGGCACGATCCAGGATGCCGGCGTGACCCGCGTGGGCTCCGACAACTGGATCATGGCCTATGTGCACGTCGCGCATGACTGCCAGCTCGGCGACCAGATCATCCTCGCCAACAACACGACCCTGGCCGGCCATGTGCATCTTGGTGACTGGGTGTTTCTTGGTGGCTTCACTTCCGTACACCAGTTCTGCAAGATCGGCGCGCATGCGATGACGGCCTTCACGGCGGCTGTCACGCAAGACATCCCGCCTTATGTGACGGCGGCGGGCAACCGTGCCGCGCCCAACGGCATCAACTCCGAAGGGCTGAAGCGACGCGGGTTCTCGTCCGACACCATCATGGCGATCAAGCGTGCCTACAAGGCGCTGTATCGCCAGGGCCTGTCGCTCGACGAGGCCAAGGCTCAGCTTGCGCAAATGGCGCAGACCGAGCCTGCAGTCCAGTTGCTGGTTGATTTTATCGCCCAGTCCGAGCGGGGCATCATTCGCTAG
- a CDS encoding class I SAM-dependent methyltransferase: MRASIKPLPGWASWPVSVQALAIQLLSAPLSIALCLVLAAEGNAPGIWVLAWGQGAVAGGLSLSLGLPWWWWLIQLGFWPLLLAGLLGGFSPMLAAGVFLLLLLVYGGGVASRVPLFLSSRKDCTALLTLLPQRPGLRVLDAGAGVGSVLAALSHARPDLDCHGVERAWLPWLCARLRLTLARSGARVARQNLYTLNWGDFDVVYAYLSPAPMADVWRKVCAEMRPGSIFISNSFAVPGVEPDQVIDTHDWHGSRLLIWYR, translated from the coding sequence GTGAGGGCAAGCATTAAGCCCTTGCCCGGCTGGGCTTCCTGGCCGGTGTCCGTACAGGCGCTGGCCATCCAGCTCCTGTCGGCGCCGCTGAGCATCGCGCTGTGCCTGGTACTGGCTGCCGAGGGCAATGCGCCTGGTATCTGGGTGCTGGCCTGGGGGCAGGGCGCCGTGGCCGGCGGGCTGAGCCTGTCGCTTGGCCTGCCCTGGTGGTGGTGGCTCATCCAACTTGGTTTCTGGCCGCTGCTGCTCGCCGGCCTACTTGGCGGATTCTCGCCCATGCTGGCGGCTGGTGTTTTTTTGCTGCTGCTGCTGGTCTACGGCGGGGGCGTGGCGAGCCGCGTGCCGCTGTTCCTGTCGAGCCGCAAGGATTGCACTGCCCTGTTGACGCTGCTGCCCCAACGCCCCGGCTTGCGCGTGCTTGATGCCGGAGCCGGCGTGGGGAGCGTGCTGGCGGCGCTGAGCCATGCCCGGCCGGATCTGGATTGCCACGGGGTCGAACGCGCCTGGCTTCCATGGCTGTGTGCCAGGCTGCGCCTGACGCTGGCCCGCTCCGGCGCGCGCGTGGCGCGGCAGAACCTGTATACGCTGAACTGGGGAGATTTCGACGTGGTTTACGCCTACTTGTCGCCGGCCCCGATGGCCGATGTCTGGCGCAAGGTCTGCGCGGAAATGCGTCCGGGCTCGATTTTCATCAGCAACAGCTTTGCCGTGCCTGGCGTGGAGCCGGATCAGGTCATCGACACCCATGACTGGCACGGCTCGCGGCTCCTGATCTGGTATCGCTGA
- the fabZ gene encoding 3-hydroxyacyl-ACP dehydratase FabZ, with the protein MDINEIMKALPHRYPFLLVDRVLECEAGKRVVAIKNVTINEPFFTGHFPELPVMPGVLIIEALAQAAGLLAYQTVGQERQRNTIYYFAGIDAARFKRPVSAGDQLTLEVELLRQARGIWKFAAKAKVGEELAAEAEIMVAGRETC; encoded by the coding sequence ATGGACATCAATGAAATCATGAAGGCCCTGCCTCACCGTTACCCGTTCCTGTTGGTGGATCGGGTACTCGAGTGCGAGGCGGGCAAGCGCGTGGTGGCGATCAAGAATGTCACCATCAACGAGCCGTTCTTCACCGGCCACTTTCCCGAATTGCCCGTCATGCCCGGCGTGCTGATCATCGAGGCGCTCGCCCAGGCTGCCGGCCTCCTGGCCTACCAGACGGTCGGGCAGGAGCGCCAACGCAATACGATCTACTACTTTGCCGGCATCGATGCGGCGCGCTTCAAGCGGCCGGTATCGGCAGGTGACCAGCTGACGCTGGAGGTCGAGTTGCTGCGCCAGGCGCGCGGTATCTGGAAATTCGCGGCCAAGGCCAAGGTCGGCGAGGAGCTGGCCGCCGAGGCCGAGATCATGGTGGCCGGACGGGAAACCTGCTGA
- the motB gene encoding flagellar motor protein MotB yields the protein MSDDSQRPIIVKKIKKGGGGHHGGAWKIAYADFVTAMMAFFLLMWLLGSTSKGDLKGIADYFKSPLKVAMLGGSGSGDATSLVPGGGQDLSRTSGQVKRGDTLTHKALNQNVDRAQREMQMLQDLKQRVEKLVDKSETLKQFKKQLLIDMTAEGLRIQIVDEQNRPMFDSGSAELKPYTRVILREIGSLLNEVPNRISIAGHTDSTPFSGGERGYSNWELSADRGNASRRELIAGGIAENKMIRVVGLASATPFDSANPQNPINRRISITVLNQETEQNIMREGGQAVVDAKDLVESAKADGKTAASASKEKPASEGKH from the coding sequence ATGAGTGACGATTCGCAACGGCCGATCATCGTCAAGAAGATCAAGAAGGGCGGTGGCGGCCACCATGGCGGCGCCTGGAAGATCGCCTACGCCGACTTCGTGACGGCGATGATGGCGTTCTTCCTGCTGATGTGGCTGCTGGGCTCCACCTCCAAGGGCGATCTCAAGGGCATTGCCGACTACTTCAAGAGCCCGCTCAAGGTCGCGATGCTGGGCGGCTCGGGCTCTGGCGATGCCACCAGCCTGGTGCCTGGCGGTGGGCAGGATCTGAGCCGCACCTCGGGCCAGGTGAAGCGCGGCGACACGCTGACGCACAAGGCGCTGAACCAGAACGTCGACCGCGCGCAGCGCGAGATGCAGATGCTGCAGGATCTCAAGCAGCGTGTCGAAAAGCTGGTCGACAAATCCGAGACGCTCAAGCAGTTCAAGAAACAATTGCTGATCGACATGACGGCCGAGGGGCTGCGCATTCAGATTGTCGATGAACAGAACCGGCCGATGTTCGACTCGGGCTCGGCCGAGCTCAAGCCCTATACGCGGGTGATCCTGCGCGAGATCGGCAGCCTGCTGAACGAGGTGCCCAACCGCATCAGCATTGCCGGCCATACCGACTCCACGCCGTTCTCGGGGGGCGAGCGCGGCTACAGCAACTGGGAGTTGTCGGCAGACCGCGGCAATGCCTCGCGGCGCGAGCTGATCGCCGGGGGGATCGCCGAGAACAAGATGATTCGCGTCGTCGGCCTGGCCTCTGCCACACCGTTTGACTCGGCCAACCCGCAAAACCCGATCAACCGGCGCATCAGCATTACCGTGCTGAACCAGGAAACCGAGCAGAACATCATGCGCGAGGGGGGGCAGGCTGTGGTCGATGCCAAGGATCTCGTCGAAAGCGCCAAGGCGGACGGCAAGACTGCCGCATCTGCCTCCAAGGAAAAGCCGGCCAGTGAGGGCAAGCATTAA
- the rnhB gene encoding ribonuclease HII, whose amino-acid sequence MLICGVDEAGRGPLAGAVYAAAVILGPDHGIVGLADSKKLSEAQRERLCVEIKARAQAWAIALAEPHEIDRLNILQATFLAMSRAVAKLGVAPGEVLVDGNRLPKWHYPSRAIVKGDALVAEISAASILAKTARDAEMIEMHGRYPQYGFDRHKGYPTADHLAALQAHGVSPIHRRSFGPVKALLAQAQASLFG is encoded by the coding sequence ATGTTGATCTGCGGTGTCGACGAGGCCGGGCGAGGGCCGCTGGCTGGCGCGGTGTATGCCGCAGCGGTGATTCTTGGCCCTGATCATGGCATCGTCGGCCTGGCTGATTCCAAGAAGTTATCCGAGGCGCAACGCGAGCGCCTGTGTGTCGAGATCAAGGCTCGGGCCCAGGCCTGGGCGATTGCGCTGGCCGAGCCGCATGAGATCGACCGGCTCAATATCCTGCAAGCCACCTTCCTCGCCATGAGCCGTGCCGTGGCCAAGCTCGGTGTGGCGCCTGGCGAGGTGCTGGTGGATGGCAACCGGCTGCCGAAATGGCACTATCCCTCGCGTGCCATCGTCAAGGGCGATGCCTTGGTGGCGGAAATCTCCGCCGCATCGATTCTTGCCAAGACCGCGCGTGACGCCGAGATGATCGAGATGCACGGCCGTTATCCGCAATATGGTTTCGACCGGCACAAGGGTTACCCCACGGCCGATCATCTGGCTGCCTTGCAGGCCCACGGGGTTAGCCCCATCCATCGCCGTAGCTTTGGTCCTGTCAAGGCGCTGCTGGCCCAGGCGCAAGCTAGCCTGTTTGGCTGA
- a CDS encoding HDOD domain-containing protein — protein MSIDVSVRTPDAWLARWHTRPMPVLAGSVARIAALAEDLDRISPSQLAKVAATDPFLCAHLLRFVNNRSRSSTASDVLSLEAAVALMGTRRFIEQFGHLPTVEARYAPGSPGLAVVTQLVARARLAAELAFDCSAARLDVKPEEVEVSALLHNLAACLLALHEPASHAEWLPWFLPRLDDGEHQHKRLGCTLAELQSALLQRWHMPGLIGELLDPGQVGNPRASTLQAVCRLTSMLETGWHHAELPDALQQLAGFLRIEPEAVLARAERVALALARVWPYPTTPTAASWLPMLPGAWARPAAPVAEPPAPRQPSQQIYTEVVARIRAHLDGTLTFNEMMGLVIRGMHEGIGLDRIVFALMADGQRRLKARYLIGAAATEPLAHFGFALDTPHLLTRLMQKTAGVWLTEHNRAQIEPMLPPGMRACIGDGDFFSMSLFVNDKPVGLLYADRRPGSNRLDEVSYQAFKQLALLAAQGLAHLAGKTPLP, from the coding sequence ATGTCCATCGACGTATCCGTCCGTACCCCTGACGCCTGGCTTGCCCGCTGGCACACGCGGCCGATGCCCGTGCTGGCCGGCTCGGTCGCGCGTATCGCCGCGCTGGCCGAGGATCTCGACCGGATCTCGCCGTCCCAGCTGGCCAAGGTGGCCGCGACGGATCCTTTCCTCTGTGCCCACCTGCTGCGCTTTGTGAACAATCGCAGCCGGAGTTCGACCGCTTCCGATGTGCTTAGCCTTGAGGCAGCCGTCGCGCTGATGGGGACACGGCGCTTTATCGAGCAGTTTGGTCATTTGCCGACCGTCGAAGCCCGCTACGCGCCGGGTAGCCCCGGCCTGGCCGTGGTCACCCAGCTGGTCGCGCGGGCCAGACTGGCGGCTGAGCTGGCCTTCGACTGCTCTGCCGCACGGCTCGACGTCAAGCCGGAAGAGGTCGAGGTCAGCGCGCTGTTGCATAACCTGGCTGCGTGCCTGCTGGCCCTGCATGAACCCGCCTCGCATGCGGAATGGCTGCCGTGGTTCTTGCCACGCCTGGACGATGGCGAGCATCAGCACAAACGGCTCGGTTGCACGCTCGCGGAGTTGCAGTCGGCACTATTGCAACGCTGGCACATGCCGGGCCTGATCGGCGAACTGCTCGACCCGGGGCAGGTCGGCAACCCGCGTGCCAGCACCCTGCAGGCCGTGTGCAGGCTGACATCCATGCTGGAAACCGGCTGGCATCACGCAGAGCTGCCCGATGCCTTGCAGCAGCTGGCCGGTTTTTTGCGCATTGAGCCCGAGGCCGTGCTGGCCAGGGCCGAGCGTGTGGCATTGGCGCTGGCTCGTGTCTGGCCTTACCCGACCACGCCGACCGCGGCGAGCTGGTTGCCGATGCTGCCGGGCGCATGGGCGCGCCCCGCAGCGCCCGTTGCCGAGCCACCCGCGCCGCGCCAGCCCTCGCAGCAGATCTATACCGAAGTGGTGGCGCGCATCCGTGCCCACCTCGATGGCACACTGACCTTCAACGAGATGATGGGGCTGGTGATTCGCGGCATGCATGAAGGCATTGGCCTCGACCGCATCGTTTTCGCCCTGATGGCCGACGGCCAGCGCCGGCTCAAGGCGCGCTACCTGATCGGCGCGGCGGCAACCGAGCCGTTGGCCCATTTCGGTTTTGCGCTCGATACGCCGCACCTGTTGACGCGCCTGATGCAGAAGACGGCCGGTGTCTGGCTGACCGAGCACAATCGCGCCCAGATCGAGCCCATGCTGCCGCCGGGGATGCGCGCCTGCATCGGCGACGGCGATTTCTTCTCCATGTCGCTCTTCGTCAACGACAAGCCCGTCGGCCTGCTCTATGCCGACCGCCGCCCGGGCAGCAATCGCCTCGACGAGGTGAGCTACCAGGCGTTCAAGCAGCTTGCCCTGCTCGCCGCACAAGGCCTTGCACACCTGGCCGGCAAGACGCCGCTTCCCTGA